Proteins encoded by one window of Salmo trutta chromosome 17, fSalTru1.1, whole genome shotgun sequence:
- the LOC115152467 gene encoding uncharacterized protein LOC115152467: MHRENRREKTENYYRGEHKSIETLKMVKTPQSYRRLILKDIPLYPKADKAEFHVDKVCHVTTPTGLSGIMDLSGFTAGQRGSFSWWALHITEGEIEAAENRFLEKEQLSFDPKTGEEKRHNPFLREFTTSPVFQQGSRYGNFKFTFPLEDLMQMYTEQICEGEKPVLRVYETVVYKQEIMYVVVLHSPEVTEFNDCPLLADENDEAICIYKDGKIIWRAEAICGTHTKKLIINRESGTVETEELGHDYEHFMWDNVTLAFHLPVDSTLVVEEGVLKDRLHACEGIAPFLHDELLTLEKAKEVVDAIKNAI; the protein is encoded by the coding sequence ATGCATCGAGAAAACAGAAGAGAAAAAACGGAGAACTATTACCGTGGGGAGCATAAGAGTATAGAAACCTTGAAAATGGTTAAAACCCCACAAAGTTATAGACGTCTTATTTTAAAAGACATTCCACTATACCCCAAAGCTGACAAAGCGGAATTTCACGTGGACAAAGTCTGTCACGTAACCACTCCAACAGGCCTGTCAGGAATCATGGATTTGAGTGGATTTACAGCAGGGCAAAGAGGGAGTTTCTCATGGTGGGCTCTTCACATTACAGAAGGTGAAATTGAGGCAGCAGAGAATCGCTTCCTTGAAAAGGAACAGCTTTCCTTTGACCCAAAAACGGGGGAAGAAAAAAGACACAATCCATTCCTGAGGGAATTCACCACCTCCCCTGTCTTCCAACAGGGATCTCGGTATGGGAACTTTAAGTTTACCTTCCCCTTGGAGGATCTCATGCAGATGTACACAGAGCAGATCTGTGAGGGAGAGAAGCCTGTCCTGAGAGTCTATGAAACCGTGGTTTACAAGCAGGAGATCATGTACGTAGTGGTTCTCCACAGtccagaggtgacagagtttaATGACTGCCCACTTCTTGCCGATGAGAATGATGAGGCAATATGCATTTATAAAGATGGCAAAATTATCTGGCGTGCAGAAGCAATATGTGGAACCCATACAAAGAAGCTGATCATCAACCGAGAGAGTGGAACAGTTGAAACAGAAGAACTAGGACATGATTATGAACATTTCATGTGGGACAATGTGACCCTGGCATTCCATCTGCCAGTTGACAGCACCCTCGTAGTTGAAGAGGGAGTATTAAAGGATAGACTCCATGCATGTGAGGGTATCGCACCTTTTCTCCATGATGAGTTGTTAACACTAGAGAAGGCAAAAGAAGTAGTCGATGCCATAAAGAATGCTAtatag
- the LOC115152471 gene encoding uncharacterized protein LOC115152471 — MPSKPAKYGIKSWVACDAKSSYAWKMQVYTGKATSGGPEKNQGMRVVLDLTQGLRGHNVTCDNFFTSYELGQQLFKRNITMVGMVRKNKPELPPALLASRDRGVLSSKFAFTPTTTLVSYLPKKSKNVLLLSRLPTEVEISHRQDSKPAIILDYTCNKGGVDNLDKVIGTYSFRRMTARCPLVIFHNIIDVSSYNAFVIWTEINLTSD; from the coding sequence atgcccagcaagccagcaaaaTACGGGATCAAGTCATGGGTGGCTTGCGACGCCaaatccagctacgcttggaagatgcaagtgtACACAGGGAAGGCGACCAGCGGAGGCCcagagaagaaccaggggatgcgggTTGTCCTGGATCTGACACAGGGACTGAGGGGTCACAATGTCACATGTGACAATTTCTTTACGTCTTATGAACTCGGACAGCAGCTCTTCAAGAGGAACATCACCATGGTTGGCATGGTTCGAAAGAataagcctgagctcccccctgcactgcTTGCGTCAAGGGACAGAGGGGTcctctcatcaaagtttgccttcacgcccaccaccactctagtttcctACCTCCCAAAGAAAAGCAAGAACGTGTTACTTCTGAGCAGACTGCCCACAGAGGTTGAAATTAGCCATCGCCAGGACagcaagccagccatcatcctagACTACACCTGCAACAAAGGAGGTGTGGACAACCTAGATAAGGTGATTGGAACGTACAGCTTCAgaaggatgactgcccgctgtcccctggtcatcttccacaaCATCATTGATGTTTCCTCCTACAATGCCTTTGTCATATGGACAGAGATCAACCTGACGAGCGACTAG